A region from the Gossypium hirsutum isolate 1008001.06 chromosome A08, Gossypium_hirsutum_v2.1, whole genome shotgun sequence genome encodes:
- the LOC121204856 gene encoding uncharacterized protein isoform X2 — MMICCCSQNLRDAFQACLRDYDKLLYVAVILIYIQIGCAITGSLGALYNGVLLANLGIALFALVAIESGSQSLGRAYAVLLFCAILLDISWFILFSHDIWNISKETDGGEEGESRGMLFIFSVRLTLAMEMVGFFVRLWSSLLWIQIYRLGVSNVGNPSDLRDPDFDLRNGFLSPSTPSNPLLRQCSHNESDDALGGAIYDPAYYYSLFEDRQQCNRNSFTGHNNGIGESGSASGAETSLLKPSPVRTHLGGE, encoded by the exons ATGATGATTTGTTGTTGCTCTCAGAATCTGAGAGATGCGTTTCAAGCTTGTCTTCGTGATTATGATAAGCTTCTTTATGTTGCCGTCATCCTCATTTACATCCAA ATTGGGTGTGCCATAACCGGATCCCTCGGCGCATTGTACAACGGTGTGTTATTGGCCAATTTAGGCATCGCCTTGTTTGCTTTGGTTGCCATCGAGAGTGGTAGTCAAAGCTTGGGCCGAGCTTATGCCGTTTTACTCTTTTGCGCCATTTTGCTTGACATTTCATGGTTTATCCTCTTTTCCCATGATATTTGGAACATCTCGAAAGAGACCGACGGCGGCGAAGAAGGGGAGAGCcgtggaatgttgtttattttctCGGTCAGGTTAACACTTGCAATGGAGATGGTGGGGTTTTTCGTGAGATTATGGTCATCTCTTCTATGGATTCAAATATATAGACTTGGGGTTTCAAATGTAGGCAATCCTTCTGATCTAAGAGACCCTGATTTTGATTTGAGGAATGGTTTTCTAAGCCCTTCAACCCCTTCCAATCCCTTACTTAGACAGTGCTCTCATAATGAATCTGATGATGCTTTAGGAGGTGCCATTTATGATCCTGCTTATTACTATTCTCTCTTTGAAGATCGTCAGCAATGTAATCGAAATTCTTTTACG GGTCATAATAATGGTATTGGTGAAAGTGGATCTGCTTCAGGTGCCGAAACTTCTCTGCTAAAGCCATCACCTGTTAGGACTCATCTGG GAGGAGAATGA
- the LOC121204856 gene encoding uncharacterized protein isoform X1, producing MMICCCSQNLRDAFQACLRDYDKLLYVAVILIYIQIGCAITGSLGALYNGVLLANLGIALFALVAIESGSQSLGRAYAVLLFCAILLDISWFILFSHDIWNISKETDGGEEGESRGMLFIFSVRLTLAMEMVGFFVRLWSSLLWIQIYRLGVSNVGNPSDLRDPDFDLRNGFLSPSTPSNPLLRQCSHNESDDALGGAIYDPAYYYSLFEDRQQCNRNSFTGHNNGIGESGSASGAETSLLKPSPVRTHLGIDEENDTKLPQTV from the exons ATGATGATTTGTTGTTGCTCTCAGAATCTGAGAGATGCGTTTCAAGCTTGTCTTCGTGATTATGATAAGCTTCTTTATGTTGCCGTCATCCTCATTTACATCCAA ATTGGGTGTGCCATAACCGGATCCCTCGGCGCATTGTACAACGGTGTGTTATTGGCCAATTTAGGCATCGCCTTGTTTGCTTTGGTTGCCATCGAGAGTGGTAGTCAAAGCTTGGGCCGAGCTTATGCCGTTTTACTCTTTTGCGCCATTTTGCTTGACATTTCATGGTTTATCCTCTTTTCCCATGATATTTGGAACATCTCGAAAGAGACCGACGGCGGCGAAGAAGGGGAGAGCcgtggaatgttgtttattttctCGGTCAGGTTAACACTTGCAATGGAGATGGTGGGGTTTTTCGTGAGATTATGGTCATCTCTTCTATGGATTCAAATATATAGACTTGGGGTTTCAAATGTAGGCAATCCTTCTGATCTAAGAGACCCTGATTTTGATTTGAGGAATGGTTTTCTAAGCCCTTCAACCCCTTCCAATCCCTTACTTAGACAGTGCTCTCATAATGAATCTGATGATGCTTTAGGAGGTGCCATTTATGATCCTGCTTATTACTATTCTCTCTTTGAAGATCGTCAGCAATGTAATCGAAATTCTTTTACG GGTCATAATAATGGTATTGGTGAAAGTGGATCTGCTTCAGGTGCCGAAACTTCTCTGCTAAAGCCATCACCTGTTAGGACTCATCTGGGTATTGAT GAGGAGAATGATACAAAGTTGCCTCAAACTGTTTGA